From the genome of Notolabrus celidotus isolate fNotCel1 chromosome 5, fNotCel1.pri, whole genome shotgun sequence, one region includes:
- the wdr44 gene encoding WD repeat-containing protein 44 isoform X2, with amino-acid sequence MASDTSDTEEFYDAPEDVNFTPSPKVSPAKFVIPSPQLSQRKVNAAPDVSCGAAASENQQDDPLQIIDSIIEESQKGSAEDVGEVAQLLDQLNVDVRAEPQSKEDNAAQEVPVELPPPPPAPAAAAAAEVPLLVQGPEEQQESAATNGACSIPAPEPSDFPGPSVGSQEGIQPPDITSTVGQSQPGGAGMAASGGQEQRPADILDQVPFTDGGADSDSGPCKPPRQFTVEPDIVASTKKPPPSRPPPPSGGPPPRPPPPSWQSLPSRKSQDCLRPSGLEVMCAVSGDVLEPSGLVSPSSTVRSLTKELQHSLDLASATSGDKVVTAQENEDEESSSQSGEHTPGPQRPRSNSGRELTDEEILASVMIKNLDTGEEIPLIQAEEKLPAGINPLTLHIMRRTKEYITNDAAQSDDDDKSQAPLADTDGGKLKQKTTQFKKFLGKSVKKAKHLAEEYGEKAVNKVKSVRDEVFHTDPDDPSSSDDEGMPYTRPAKFKAAHSFKGPFDFDQIKVVQDLSGEHMGAVWTMKFSHCGRLLATAGQDNVVRIWVLKTAFDYFNNMRLKYNTEGRVSPSPSQESLCSSKSDNDPGASCVPEDPETEDRNAPFRQIPFCKYKGHTADLLDLSWSKNFFLLSSSMDKTVRLWHISRRECLCCFQHIDFVTAIAFHPRDDRYFLSGSLDGKLRLWNIPDKKVALWNEVDGQTRLITAANFCQNGKYAVIGTYDGRCIFYDTERLKYHTQIHVRSTRGRNKVGRKITGIEPLPGENKILVTSNDSRIRLYDLRDLSLSMKYKGYVNSSSQIKASFRP; translated from the exons ATGGCGTCAGATACAAGTGACACCGAAGAGTTCTATGATGCTCCTGAGGACGTTAACTTTACTCCATCTCCAAAAGT gtCACCTGCAAAGTTTGTCATTCCTTCACCTCAG CTTTCACAGAGGAAAGTAAACGCTGCACCAGATGTTAGCTGTGGAGCAGCCGCTTCTGAGAATCAGCAAGATGATCCCCTACAG ATCATTGATAGCATCATTGAAGAGAGCCAAAAGGGAAGTGCCGAGGACGTTGGTGAGGTGGCACAGCTTTTAGATCAACTAAATGTTGATGTAAGAGCAGAACCGCAGTCAAAGGAAGACAATGCTGCTCAGGAAGTTCCTGTAGagctaccaccaccaccaccagcaccagcagcagcagcagcagctgaagtaCCTCTGCTTGTTCAGGGGCCGGAGGAACAACAGGAAAGTGCAGCAACAAATGGAGCATGCTCAATACCTGCTCCAGAACCTTCAGATTTCCCAGGACCATCAGTTGGGTCACAAGAGGGCATTCAGCCCCCAGACATTACCAGCACCGTAGGACAGAGTCAGCCTGGCGGTGCTGGCATGGCTGCAAGTGGAGGGCAGGAGCAGAGACCTGCAGATATCTTAGACCAGGTTCCATTCACAGACGGAGGAGCTGACTCAGACTCTGGGCCTTGTAAACCCCCAAGGCAATTCACAGTAGAACCCGACATTGTAGCCAGCACCAAGAAGCCTCCCCCTTCTCGCCCACCACCTCCCAGCGGAGGTCCTCCCCCGAGACCGCCTCCTCCATCTTGGCAGAGTCTACCATCCAGGAAGTCTCAAGACTGTCTGAGGCCAAGTGGACTGGAAG TGATGTGTGCAGTCAGTGGGGACGTTCTGGAGCCCTCTGGTCTGGTGTCTCCCAGCAGCACAGTGAGGAGTCTAACCAAAGAGCTGCAGCATTCCTTGGATCTAGCCAGTGCCACTAGTGGGGACAAGGTGGTGACAGCACAG gaaaatgaagatgaagagtCTTCATCACAGAGTGGAGAACACACACCTGGCCCTCAGCGTCCACGCTCCAACTCTGGCAGAGAACTGACAGATGAA GAAATCCTGGCCAGTGTGATGATTAAGAATCTGGACACTGGGGAAGAGATCCCTCTAATCCAGGCAGAGGAGAAACTTCCTGCTGGGATCAACCCCCTCACTCTGCACATCATGAGGAGGACCAAGGAGTACATCAc GAACGATGCAGCACAGTCAGATGACGATGACAAGTCTCAGGCTCCTCTGGCAGACACTGACGGAGGAAAACTAAAACAGAAAAC GACCCAGTTTAAGAAGTTCTTGGGCAAGTCGGTGAAGAAGGCCAAGCATCTCGCTGAGGAGTACGGAGAGAAAGCTGTCAACAAAGTGAAAAGTGTGAGAGATGAAG TGTTCCACACAGATCCGGATGATCCGTCGTCGAGTGACGATGAGGGCATGCCTTACACCCGACCTGCCAAATTCAAGGCAGCACACAGCTTCAAGGGTCCCTTTGACTTTGATCAGATAAAGGTCGTGCAGGACTTGAGTGGAGAGCACATG GGTGCCGTTTGGACCATGAAGTTCTCTCACTGCGGGAGGCTGCTGGCAACTGCAGGTCAAGATAACGTAGTCCGCATCTGGGTCCTGAAGACCGCCTTCGATTACTTCAATAACATGAGATTAAAGTACAACACTGAAG GTCGAGTTTCACCTTCTCCCTCTCAGGAAAGTTTATGCTCCTCTAAATCTGACAATGACCCCGGG GCAAGCTGTGTTCCAGAGGATCCAGAGACTGAAGATAGAAATGCCCCTTTCCGCCAAATTCCTTTCTGCAAGTATAAAGGCCATACAGCTGATCTGCTGGACCTGTCCTGGTCAAAG aacttcttcctcctctcctcctccatggaTAAAACGGTCAGGTTGTGGCACATATCCAGGAGAGAGTGTCTGTGTTGCTTTCAGCACATCGATTTTGTCACAGCCATTGCCTTCCATCCCAGA GATGACAGATACTTCTTGAGCGGCTCTCTGGACGGAAAGCTCCGGCTCTGGAACATTCCTGACAAGAAGGTGGCTCTGTGGAACGAGGTGGACGGCCAGACACGTCTCATCACTGCAGCTAATTTCTGTCAAAACGGGAAGTACGCTGTTATTGGAACCTATGATGGCCGATGCATCTTTTATGACACAGAG CGTCTGAAGTACCACACTCAAATCCATGTGAGGTCCACCAGAGGCAGGAATAAAGTTGGCCGCAAAATCACCGGCATCGAGCCTCTTCCTggagaaaataaa ATTTTGGTGACCTCAAATGATTCCCGTATTCGCCTTTATGACCTGAGGGACTTGTCATTATCCATGAAATATAAAGGTTACgtcaacagcagcagccagaTCAAAGCAAGCTTCAG ACCTTGA
- the wdr44 gene encoding WD repeat-containing protein 44 isoform X1, producing the protein MASDTSDTEEFYDAPEDVNFTPSPKVSPAKFVIPSPQLSQRKVNAAPDVSCGAAASENQQDDPLQIIDSIIEESQKGSAEDVGEVAQLLDQLNVDVRAEPQSKEDNAAQEVPVELPPPPPAPAAAAAAEVPLLVQGPEEQQESAATNGACSIPAPEPSDFPGPSVGSQEGIQPPDITSTVGQSQPGGAGMAASGGQEQRPADILDQVPFTDGGADSDSGPCKPPRQFTVEPDIVASTKKPPPSRPPPPSGGPPPRPPPPSWQSLPSRKSQDCLRPSGLEVMCAVSGDVLEPSGLVSPSSTVRSLTKELQHSLDLASATSGDKVVTAQENEDEESSSQSGEHTPGPQRPRSNSGRELTDEEILASVMIKNLDTGEEIPLIQAEEKLPAGINPLTLHIMRRTKEYITNDAAQSDDDDKSQAPLADTDGGKLKQKTTQFKKFLGKSVKKAKHLAEEYGEKAVNKVKSVRDEVFHTDPDDPSSSDDEGMPYTRPAKFKAAHSFKGPFDFDQIKVVQDLSGEHMGAVWTMKFSHCGRLLATAGQDNVVRIWVLKTAFDYFNNMRLKYNTEGRVSPSPSQESLCSSKSDNDPGASCVPEDPETEDRNAPFRQIPFCKYKGHTADLLDLSWSKNFFLLSSSMDKTVRLWHISRRECLCCFQHIDFVTAIAFHPRDDRYFLSGSLDGKLRLWNIPDKKVALWNEVDGQTRLITAANFCQNGKYAVIGTYDGRCIFYDTERLKYHTQIHVRSTRGRNKVGRKITGIEPLPGENKILVTSNDSRIRLYDLRDLSLSMKYKGYVNSSSQIKASFSHDYSFIVSGSEDKYVYIWSTYHDLSKFTSVRRDRNDFWEGIKAHNAVVTSAIFAPHPGLIVPQETGADKPEAECKSLDSTDSETIPSGALKTDHTEVLLSADFTGAIKVFINVKKY; encoded by the exons ATGGCGTCAGATACAAGTGACACCGAAGAGTTCTATGATGCTCCTGAGGACGTTAACTTTACTCCATCTCCAAAAGT gtCACCTGCAAAGTTTGTCATTCCTTCACCTCAG CTTTCACAGAGGAAAGTAAACGCTGCACCAGATGTTAGCTGTGGAGCAGCCGCTTCTGAGAATCAGCAAGATGATCCCCTACAG ATCATTGATAGCATCATTGAAGAGAGCCAAAAGGGAAGTGCCGAGGACGTTGGTGAGGTGGCACAGCTTTTAGATCAACTAAATGTTGATGTAAGAGCAGAACCGCAGTCAAAGGAAGACAATGCTGCTCAGGAAGTTCCTGTAGagctaccaccaccaccaccagcaccagcagcagcagcagcagctgaagtaCCTCTGCTTGTTCAGGGGCCGGAGGAACAACAGGAAAGTGCAGCAACAAATGGAGCATGCTCAATACCTGCTCCAGAACCTTCAGATTTCCCAGGACCATCAGTTGGGTCACAAGAGGGCATTCAGCCCCCAGACATTACCAGCACCGTAGGACAGAGTCAGCCTGGCGGTGCTGGCATGGCTGCAAGTGGAGGGCAGGAGCAGAGACCTGCAGATATCTTAGACCAGGTTCCATTCACAGACGGAGGAGCTGACTCAGACTCTGGGCCTTGTAAACCCCCAAGGCAATTCACAGTAGAACCCGACATTGTAGCCAGCACCAAGAAGCCTCCCCCTTCTCGCCCACCACCTCCCAGCGGAGGTCCTCCCCCGAGACCGCCTCCTCCATCTTGGCAGAGTCTACCATCCAGGAAGTCTCAAGACTGTCTGAGGCCAAGTGGACTGGAAG TGATGTGTGCAGTCAGTGGGGACGTTCTGGAGCCCTCTGGTCTGGTGTCTCCCAGCAGCACAGTGAGGAGTCTAACCAAAGAGCTGCAGCATTCCTTGGATCTAGCCAGTGCCACTAGTGGGGACAAGGTGGTGACAGCACAG gaaaatgaagatgaagagtCTTCATCACAGAGTGGAGAACACACACCTGGCCCTCAGCGTCCACGCTCCAACTCTGGCAGAGAACTGACAGATGAA GAAATCCTGGCCAGTGTGATGATTAAGAATCTGGACACTGGGGAAGAGATCCCTCTAATCCAGGCAGAGGAGAAACTTCCTGCTGGGATCAACCCCCTCACTCTGCACATCATGAGGAGGACCAAGGAGTACATCAc GAACGATGCAGCACAGTCAGATGACGATGACAAGTCTCAGGCTCCTCTGGCAGACACTGACGGAGGAAAACTAAAACAGAAAAC GACCCAGTTTAAGAAGTTCTTGGGCAAGTCGGTGAAGAAGGCCAAGCATCTCGCTGAGGAGTACGGAGAGAAAGCTGTCAACAAAGTGAAAAGTGTGAGAGATGAAG TGTTCCACACAGATCCGGATGATCCGTCGTCGAGTGACGATGAGGGCATGCCTTACACCCGACCTGCCAAATTCAAGGCAGCACACAGCTTCAAGGGTCCCTTTGACTTTGATCAGATAAAGGTCGTGCAGGACTTGAGTGGAGAGCACATG GGTGCCGTTTGGACCATGAAGTTCTCTCACTGCGGGAGGCTGCTGGCAACTGCAGGTCAAGATAACGTAGTCCGCATCTGGGTCCTGAAGACCGCCTTCGATTACTTCAATAACATGAGATTAAAGTACAACACTGAAG GTCGAGTTTCACCTTCTCCCTCTCAGGAAAGTTTATGCTCCTCTAAATCTGACAATGACCCCGGG GCAAGCTGTGTTCCAGAGGATCCAGAGACTGAAGATAGAAATGCCCCTTTCCGCCAAATTCCTTTCTGCAAGTATAAAGGCCATACAGCTGATCTGCTGGACCTGTCCTGGTCAAAG aacttcttcctcctctcctcctccatggaTAAAACGGTCAGGTTGTGGCACATATCCAGGAGAGAGTGTCTGTGTTGCTTTCAGCACATCGATTTTGTCACAGCCATTGCCTTCCATCCCAGA GATGACAGATACTTCTTGAGCGGCTCTCTGGACGGAAAGCTCCGGCTCTGGAACATTCCTGACAAGAAGGTGGCTCTGTGGAACGAGGTGGACGGCCAGACACGTCTCATCACTGCAGCTAATTTCTGTCAAAACGGGAAGTACGCTGTTATTGGAACCTATGATGGCCGATGCATCTTTTATGACACAGAG CGTCTGAAGTACCACACTCAAATCCATGTGAGGTCCACCAGAGGCAGGAATAAAGTTGGCCGCAAAATCACCGGCATCGAGCCTCTTCCTggagaaaataaa ATTTTGGTGACCTCAAATGATTCCCGTATTCGCCTTTATGACCTGAGGGACTTGTCATTATCCATGAAATATAAAGGTTACgtcaacagcagcagccagaTCAAAGCAAGCTTCAG TCATGACTACTCCTTCATAGTCAGTGGCTCTGAGGATAAGTACGTGTACATCTGGAGCACTTACCACGACCTCAGCAAATTCACTTCTGTACGACGGGACCGCAATGACTTCTGGGAAGGGATTAAAG CACACAATGCAGTGGTCACCTCAGCCATCTTTGCACCCCACCCTGGCCTTATTGTTCCACAAGAAACTGGAGCAGATAAACCAGAAGCAGAGTGTAAGAGCCTGGACTCCACAGACTCTGAAACCATACCCTCAG GAGCCCTCAAGACAGATCACACAGAGGTTCTGCTTTCGGCTGACTTCACCGGAGCCATCAAGGTTTTCATCAATGTAAAGAAGTACTGA